In Anomalospiza imberbis isolate Cuckoo-Finch-1a 21T00152 chromosome 19, ASM3175350v1, whole genome shotgun sequence, a genomic segment contains:
- the ST6GALNAC1 gene encoding alpha-N-acetylgalactosaminide alpha-2,6-sialyltransferase 1, whose product MCCSRIRLPKIAKALICLIVVTQFYLFIGNSSSLFDLAKTKIFRRLNVFQHAPETQQVDSQKQQGLNYSDNGNSRSISKATLGGRMTRLNDVVENTPRWKGKEEQRETMEPVMSVKEARENMAVKPPPQLEGIKNITVKTTSMVQETKEKTTVRTVPWVEEAKEKTTVKPLPREKGGKEKATVKPPSVVKGAHENNASEDQAKPKAPPASMKTVRPAPQAAAVTQKRKLSSANFTSEPQWDFEDEYLLDNSSPPSTCSDSVRARAAKSDWLRDLFLPNITLFIDKRYFNDSEWNRLEHFIPPYGFMDLNYSLVKEVISLLPPKPHQQLLLASHDSSVPTCISCAVVGNGGILNNSGMGQDIDSHDYVFRMSGAVIKGYEKDVGTKTSFYGFTAYSLVSSLQILGHRGFSNIPWDKHVRYIHFLEGARDYVWLEALLFNKDIRKGFLNLSGQKPRQKFDKDFTMDKYLVVHPDFLRYMKNRFLKSKNLEKHYWRLYRPTTGAFLLLTALHLCDRVSAYGYITEGHEKFSDHYYDKNWKKLIFYINHDFNLEKQVWKRLHDENIMKLYLRT is encoded by the exons ATGTGCTGTTCCAGAATAAGGCTCCCGAAAATTGCCAAAGCCCTGATTTGCCTCATTGTTGTAACACAGTTCTACCTCTTCATAGGCAATTCCAGCTCTTTGTTTGACTTGGCCAAGACAAAGATTTTCAG GAGATTGAACGTTTTCCAACATGCCCCAGAGACACAACAAGTGGACTCCCAAAAGCAACAGGGTTTAAACTATTCTGATAATGGGAACTCCAGGAGCATTTCAAAGGCGACTTTGGGAGGACGCATGACAAGACTCAATGATGTGGTGGAGAATACACCAagatggaaaggaaaggaggagcagagggaaacaaTGGAACCAGTTATGAGTGTTAAGGAAGCCAGGGAGAATATGGCTGTGAAACCACCACCCCAGTTGGAGGGAATCAAGAATATAACAGTGAAAACAACCTCTATGGTGCAGGAAACCAAGGAGAAAACAACAGTGAGGACAGTTCCATGGGTGGAAGAAGCCAAGGAAAAGACAACAGTGAAACCACTtcccagggagaagggaggCAAGGAGAAGGCAACAGTGAAACCACCCTCTGTAGTGAAGGGAGCACATGAGAACAACGCATCTGAAGACCAAGCAAAACCCAAAGCACCTCCTGCATCAATGAAAACTGTAAGACCTGCtcctcaggctgctgctgtgacacagaaaaggaaactgaGCTCTGCTAACTTCACCTCTGAGCCACAGTGGGATTTCGAGGACGAGTACCTGCTGGATAACTCATCCCCACCCTCG ACCTGCTCTGATTCAGTGAGGGCCAGGGCTGCCAAGTCTGACTGGCTGCGGGATCTTTTCCTGCCCAACATCACACTCTTCATAGACAAGAGATACTTCAATGACAGCGAATGGAACCGCCTGGAGCATTTTATACCCCCCTATGGCTTCATGGACCTGAATTATTCAC TGGTAAAGGAGGTCATATCCCTGCTGCCCCCAAAGccccaccagcagctgctcctggccagccATGACAGCAGCGTGCCCACATGCATCAGCTGTGCTGTTGTGGGGAATGGAGGAATACTGAATAACTCTGGGATGGGCCAGGACATTGACTCCCATGACTATGTCTTCAG GATGAGCGGGGCTGTAATCAAGGGTTATGAAAAAGATGTGGGAACAAAAACCTCCTTTTATGGATTCACAGCCTACTCCCTGGTTTCCTCTCTTCAGATCTTGGGACACAGAGGGTTCAGCAACATCCCATGGGATAAA CATGTCAGATACATTCACTTCCTGGAGGGAGCAAGAGACTATGTGTGGCTGGAGGCTCTTCTGTTCAACAAGGACATCAGGAAAGGATTCTTGAACCTCAGCgg GCAGAAGCCCCGGCAGAAATTCGATAAAGATTTCACAATGGACAAATACCTGGTGGTTCACCCTGATTTCCTCAGATACATGAAAAACAG gtTTTTAAAGTCTAAAAATTTGGAAAAGCACTACTGGAGGCTGTACAGACCCACAACGGGGGCCTTCCTGCTGCTGACTGCCCTCCATCTCTGTGACCGG GTCAGTGCCTATGGCTACATCACAGAGGGGCACGAGAAGTTCTCAGATCACTACTATGACAAGAACTGGAAAAAGCTGATTTTCTACATTAACCATGACTTCAACCTGGAGAAGCAGGTGTGGAAAAGGCTTCATGATGAGAATATCATGAAACTTTACCTGAGAACCTGA